In Kangiella koreensis DSM 16069, a single window of DNA contains:
- the glmU gene encoding bifunctional UDP-N-acetylglucosamine diphosphorylase/glucosamine-1-phosphate N-acetyltransferase GlmU, whose amino-acid sequence MGLSVVILAAGKGTRMQSNMPKVLHKIAGKSMLQHVIDAAQQLEPEQVIVVAGHEIEQVKASVEQQNILIAEQSEQLGTGHAVDQALPLVTAGNQVLVLYGDVPLISKETLKQLIDAQPNQGLGLLTVKLKDPSGYGRIIRNSEGRVTAIVEQKDASMEQLAINEVNTGILAVGSKNITKWLANIDNNNAQGEYYLTDTIAMAAAEGGVRACHPASAIEVEGVNSRVQLAQLERAYQKQRAEKLMSEGVTLIDPARFDVRGNLSCAADVVIDINVVTEGDVTIGRGTLIGANSIIINSKIGPNCIIKPNSIIEGAVIEADCSVGPFARIRPGTELKQGAFIGNFVETKNAVLGSASKASHLSYIGDAEVGQGVNIGAGVITCNYDGANKHKTVVEDNVFIGSDSQLVAPLKIGKGATIGAGTTVTKDVAAGELCISRVAQKHVEGWQRPVKKQTKKDHEDSK is encoded by the coding sequence ATGGGTTTAAGTGTCGTTATTCTCGCTGCGGGTAAAGGAACTCGTATGCAGTCCAACATGCCAAAGGTTCTGCATAAAATTGCAGGCAAAAGCATGCTTCAGCACGTTATTGACGCTGCACAGCAACTAGAGCCAGAACAGGTCATTGTCGTAGCAGGACATGAAATTGAACAGGTCAAAGCCAGTGTTGAGCAGCAGAATATTCTGATTGCCGAACAATCGGAACAGCTCGGGACTGGTCATGCGGTAGACCAGGCATTACCTTTAGTCACTGCAGGTAATCAGGTTTTGGTGTTGTATGGCGATGTTCCGCTCATTAGCAAAGAAACCTTGAAGCAATTAATAGATGCTCAACCTAATCAAGGCCTTGGGCTACTTACCGTAAAACTAAAAGACCCTTCTGGTTATGGTCGAATAATTCGTAATAGCGAAGGACGAGTGACAGCTATCGTTGAGCAAAAAGATGCCAGTATGGAGCAGTTAGCGATTAACGAAGTTAACACCGGTATCCTGGCGGTGGGTTCGAAGAATATTACTAAGTGGCTGGCAAATATTGATAATAATAATGCGCAAGGCGAGTACTACTTAACGGACACGATTGCGATGGCTGCGGCAGAAGGCGGTGTTCGGGCCTGCCACCCCGCTTCGGCTATCGAAGTTGAGGGTGTTAATAGTCGCGTTCAACTGGCTCAATTAGAGCGAGCCTACCAAAAACAACGAGCAGAGAAGCTTATGAGTGAAGGGGTTACTTTAATCGACCCTGCTCGCTTTGATGTAAGAGGTAATTTAAGTTGTGCGGCCGACGTGGTAATAGATATCAATGTGGTTACAGAAGGTGACGTGACAATCGGTCGAGGAACTTTGATAGGCGCTAACAGTATTATTATTAACTCCAAAATTGGCCCAAACTGCATTATTAAACCAAACAGTATAATAGAAGGTGCTGTGATAGAGGCAGATTGTTCAGTAGGACCATTTGCAAGAATTAGACCTGGAACTGAATTAAAGCAGGGTGCTTTTATTGGTAATTTTGTGGAAACTAAAAATGCGGTGTTGGGCTCTGCCAGTAAAGCCAGTCATTTAAGTTATATTGGAGATGCCGAGGTAGGCCAAGGGGTAAATATTGGTGCGGGTGTGATCACCTGTAATTATGATGGCGCCAACAAGCATAAGACGGTAGTCGAAGATAATGTATTTATTGGGTCGGACTCCCAGTTGGTGGCCCCATTAAAAATTGGTAAAGGAGCTACTATAGGAGCAGGAACCACTGTTACAAAAGACGTAGCCGCAGGGGAACTTTGTATCAGTCGCGTTGCCCAAAAGCACGTCGAAGGCTGGCAAAGACCAGTAAAAAAACAAACTAAGAAAGATCATGAGGACAGCAAATAA
- a CDS encoding F0F1 ATP synthase subunit epsilon — translation MAMTVHLDIVSAEESIFSGKVERLIANGDLGELGVEPGHAPLLTSLNPGPIKVTLPGGEEEFFFVSGGMLEVLPHVVTVLADTAVRAEDVDEAKALEAEKMAREALQDQSSEIEFSKAAAELAEAVAQLRTLRAIRKKAGK, via the coding sequence ATGGCAATGACAGTACATTTGGATATCGTTAGCGCCGAGGAATCAATCTTCTCAGGTAAAGTTGAGCGATTGATTGCAAACGGTGACTTGGGTGAGCTTGGTGTTGAACCAGGCCACGCCCCTTTGCTAACGTCCCTGAACCCAGGGCCAATCAAGGTCACGTTACCAGGTGGCGAAGAAGAATTCTTCTTTGTTTCTGGTGGTATGCTTGAAGTTTTACCACATGTTGTGACGGTGCTAGCTGATACAGCAGTGCGTGCAGAAGATGTGGATGAAGCGAAAGCTCTGGAAGCGGAAAAAATGGCCCGCGAAGCACTTCAGGATCAAAGCTCTGAGATTGAGTTCTCTAAAGCCGCGGCTGAACTTGCAGAGGCTGTAGCACAGTTAAGAACCTTACGAGCTATTAGAAAGAAAGCTGGTAAGTAA